The Rhizobium sp. WSM4643 genome contains the following window.
TCGATCAGCGCACCATTGATGGGAAGCGTGGTCGCGCCGAACCGGGCGTTCGATCGGGCGATCTCGATCGTCTGCTTGGCGAAATCATAGACGAGATTGATTTGCCCGCCCGACACCTCCTGCGGATCGCCGTCGGCATAGATCAGGCCGGGATCGATATCGATTGTCGCCGCAAGCGCCGGCCGAACGCCATCGCGCCCTCTGGTGGCCGACACCGTGAGGTCGGCAAAGGCGCTGAGCCCCTGCCGTATTGCGCCCTGATCGTTGCGTTTCAGCCCGAAGGGCGTGAGGTCGGCATGCTTCAGCGTCGCAACGACCTTCGACACGTGGCCGTCTTCCTTCTCGGCCAGCACATCGAGCTCCGCCACTTCGCCGTTCAGCGCGACTTCGCCGGTCAATTGCAGCGAGGATGGTCCGGCATGGGCAAAGACGAGATTGTCGATGACCAGCGACAGCGGACCGTTGGCGGTATCGGCAAGCTTGATGTCGATGCCGGAGATGCGCATCGAATTCGTCGAGCCGCGCGTCACGATGCTGTCGAACATGTCGAACTGCGAGAAGATCTTCTCCATCGCCGCCGGCACGGCGTCGATGCGCAGATCATCGAGCTTGACGGGATTGCCGGAGGGCAAAAGCGCGGTATCGAGCGCGATATCCTCCGCTTCGATGTCCGTCACTGCGATCCGGCCGCGGAAAAGCTGCAGCGGATCGAGCCCCAGGCGCACCGAACCCGTCGTCGACAGGTGCTGGCCGCTCTCCTGGTCGATCATGTTGACGTTGCGCGCTTCAAGCGCCAGCCGGAAATCCGAGGTGAAGCGGATGACGGTGGAGCCGACCTCGGCGCGGTAGCGCGGTCCGGCCACGCCATTCAGCGCCGCCTGCGCCTGCTGCGACAGCGGCTTGTCGAATAGGCCGCTCTCGACGGTGAAAACGATGGCAGCAAGAATAAGCAGGATCAGTCCCAGAAATCCTGAGCTCAGCTTCACCGTGCGGCGCATCGGCGAACGCGGCGGCGGGCAATGAACGATGATCGGATCCTCGGCCTGGGCGGACGGCAAGCGGTCCAGCGCAACGATATCCTTCTTGCGAAACGTGACCTTTTCGCCGCGGATGGCTGACATGCGCCCTCGGGCTCTCCCTTAACTGAAGAATTGAACCCGGCCATGCTGGACGGGTATCCGTCCACTATATAATTCGGGGAGAGTAAGTGTCATCCACAAACCCGGCAAAAGAAAGGTTTTCCCAATGGCGGTTCCCAGCATCGGCGTCTCTGCCCCTGATTTCAACCTTCCCCGCGACGGCGGCGGCCGCGTTTCGCTGGCCGAATTCCACGGCAAACCGCTCGTGCTGTTCTTCTACCCCAAGGACGACACCACGGGCTGCACCGCCGAATCACTGGCTTTCACCGCGTTGGCAGCCGAGTTCGAAGCGGCGGGTGCCGCCGTCATCGGCATGTCGCCCGATTCGGCCGCCTGCCATGACAAGTTCATCAAGAAGCACCGTCTTTCGGTGGCGCTCGCCTCGGACGAGGAAAAGACGACGCTGCAGGCCTATGGCGTCTGGAAGGAAAAGAGCATGTACGGCCGCAACTTCATGGGTGTCGAGCGTACCACTTTCCTGATCCGCCAAGACGGCACGATCGCCACCATCTGGCAGAAGGTGAAGGTGCAGGGCCATGCAGAAACCGTGCTCGAGGCCGTGAGGAACCTGGCGGCGTGACCGGCGATCTCACGATAACCTCGCTGCGCGGCGGCGCCATCGATGCGATCTGTTCGGCCGATCTCGACCGCAAGACGGCACTTGCGCAGGAAAGCGCCACCCGCTGGTTCGCCCGCCGGGTGTCGCTGCGCTCGCCGCTCGATGCGGCCCTGCCCGACAG
Protein-coding sequences here:
- a CDS encoding peroxiredoxin, which codes for MAVPSIGVSAPDFNLPRDGGGRVSLAEFHGKPLVLFFYPKDDTTGCTAESLAFTALAAEFEAAGAAVIGMSPDSAACHDKFIKKHRLSVALASDEEKTTLQAYGVWKEKSMYGRNFMGVERTTFLIRQDGTIATIWQKVKVQGHAETVLEAVRNLAA